Within Pseudomonas paeninsulae, the genomic segment ATCGATGTCGCTGATAGTCAAGCCGGCCTTGGCCAGCGCCTTGCGCGTAGCCGGTGCCGGGCCGGTGAGCATGATGGTCGGGTCGGTGCCGATCACTGCCGTAGCGACGATGCGCGCCCGCGGCTGCAAACCCAGTTCCTTGCCCTTGGCCGCGCTGCCGATCAGCATCAGCGCCGAGCCGTCGACTATGCCGGAGCTGTTGCCTGGGGTGTGCACGTGGTTGATCTGCTCGACATGGCTGTAGACCCGCAGTGCGGTGCTGTCGAAGCCCATCTGCCCCATCATCTCGAAGCTCGGCTTGAGCTTGCCCAGGCCCTCCAGGGTGCTGTCGCCGCGAATGAATTCATCGTGAGCGAGCAGCACGATACCGTTCTGGTCGGTCACCGGGATCAGCGTCTTGTCGAACGAGCCATCGGCACGCGCGCGCGCCGCCTTCTGCTGTGAGCGCAGGGCATAGGCGTCGACATCGGCACGGCTGAAGCCCTCCAGGGTGGCGATCAGATCGGCACCGATGCCCTGGGGGGTGAAATGGCTGTGCAGATTGGTCGCTGGGTCCATGACCCAGGCGCCGCCATCGGAGCCCATGGGCACGCGCGACATCGACTCGACGCCGCCCACTACCACCAGGTCCTCGAAACCGGAGCGCACTTTCATCGCGCCCAGGTTCACCGCCTCCAGGCCCGATGCGCAGAAGCGATTGAGCTGCATGCCCGAGACACTGACGTCCCAGTCGGCGACCATGGCGGCTGTCTTGGCGATATCGGCGCCCTGGTCACCCACAGGGGTCACACAGCCGAGCACGATGTCATCGACCTGGCTGGTATCCAGGTTGTTGCGCACTTGCAGGGCGTTGAGCAGACCAGCGACCAGGTTGACTGGTTTAACGCTGTAGAGCGCGCCGTCTTTCTTGCCTTTGCCGCGGGGCGTGCGCACCGCATCGAAAATAAATGCTTCGGTCATGGCGTCCTCAAATTTCCAGCGGAGGGATAGATAGTGGCGCGTCGTTAGCTGACAGGCGGCTGTCGGGCTTCGGCAAGTAGAGCGACCCTGGGTCCGGCAGACTCCCGGAACAAGATTGCGCCAGTTATTGATGAGTGGCTCTACCATACCCTCAGCCTAACCAAGCTCAATGACCGAAGTGCTCAGGCACATTGACCACTCTGCTCAGACGAACGGTCACCTGCTGGCGTTATGCAGGCACAGGCCGGTCTAATGGCTCTGGCTCAAGGGTTGCTCAGGCTCTTTGCCGAACCAGACATAACTCAATGTTTCAGATTTTAAGCGGCTAGCAACCAAGTCATCTAAGCGATCTGTGACATGCACCCTAGAGTTAGCATGACTACACGGAAATAGAGCTACATAAGTAGGTGCCGCCGTCGGGTTTTGCCGGGGTGGTTTTTCAGTCCACGCCCAGGCGTGACGCTGCAGCCCGTCAGGTCTTTAGAGCGGGTATTCGACGCCACACCAACAAAAACAAAAGGCAGATGGCCATGTTCAAACAGCCAAAAATCCGGCAAGCGAGTCTGATCGTATTCGCCACGGCCTTGATCCTGATTCTTCCCAACCTGACCCGCCTGGTCGGCTGACCACTTCCCCGTCCAGTTGCTGTGTGCCGCATAAAGCGCGGCAACGCAGCACGGCACTGGCAAGGGTGGCAGCCATGGCCAGATCAAACACTGGCAACGCCGGCGCTTGCGCTCGGGCATTTTCAATTATGCTAAGGCCTCGATGATCGATATTTCCCCGAGGAGTTCTGCATGCGTGTCTTGGCTACCGTTCTGGCACTGTTACTCAGCTTGCCGCTTGCCGCAGATGAAATCTCGCTACAGCGCGCTGTTATTGCACTGCAAACACCTGACGCGGTGCTGATTGATGTACGCACTGCAGAAGAATTCTCCGCCGGCGCCCGGCCAGGAGCCAGCCGTATTGGCCATGAGCAGATCGCTACGCAGATTACCGCCTTGGTCCCCGATAAAAACACGCCCATCGTGCTCTATTGCCGCAGCGGCAGGCGCTCGGCAATCGCTCAGGACAGCCTGGCGCAACTGGGTTATCGCAACGTGATCAACGCTGGCGGCTACGACCAGCTGAAGCAGGCTCTGGCCCAGAAAAATTGAATCTGCGGGTAGTGCTGCTTGCCTTGCTGACCCTGAGTAGCGCCACGCAGAGCGCCGAGTTGCGACTGCAGCTCGGCAGCGCCAGCCGGATCTGGAGCAGCGCCGAATTACTCGCCCACCCTCAGGCCCAGCACATCGAGATTTCCGATGACGTCAGCTACAAGCGCGTCATGAGCTACCGCGCGGTGCCGCTGGCGGCGCTGCTCGACGGCGTGCAACCCGGCGATCATCTACAGGTAGTGGCACTCGATGGTTTTGCCGCAGAACTGCCGGCGGCCGCCGTGCTCAACCAAAGCGGCGCGCAGGCCTGGCTGGCGGTGGAAGATCCGGCTATGCCCTGGCCACCCCTGGCGACCGGCAAACCCAGTGCCGGGCCGTTTTATCTGGTCTGGCAACACCCGGCGGCCAGTCATATCGGCCCGGAGCAGTGGCCGTTTCAGGTCGCACGCATCCGCAAGCTGGCGGCAGTGGCCGAGCGCTTTCCACAATTACTGCCCGCCGCCGATGCTCCTGCGCAGGTGCAGGCCGGCTTCGTGCAGTACCAGAAGCACTGCATGGCCTGTCATCGCCTGAACACTGCCGGTGACTCGCAATTTGGCCCCGACCTGAATGTGCCGCATAACCCGACCGAGTATTTCACGGCTGATTTTCTCCACATCTATATCCGCAACCCGCAGCATGTGCGGCGCTGGCCGCAAGGCCGGATGCCGGGGTTCGCAGAGGCGGTATTGAGCGATGCCGAACTGGCGCAGCTACTCGACTATCTGCGGCATATGGCTGGACGCAAGGTGCCGAAGGGTAACGTGAAGGCTACTGCTCCTGGTTAAATGCACAACAGCCGATGCCGGCGGTGGGCACGACGCCCCCACCCGAGCAAATGAAACACCAGCCCATGCGCCAGGATTACGTTCTGCGCAGCAAATCTGCCAACGGCTACTCCCAGTAATCGCCTGGCGCTTCCGCTAGTTGGCCGAGCCGTGCGCTCAGGCCACCGCATCTCTGCTGACGAATTTCTTCGAAATAGGTATCGCCTTCACGGACGCGCAAACAGCTCGGCACCTCAAAGCTGTCCGCTTGGTAGACCCGCAAATCCAGCGGCATACCGACCGACAGGTTGCTGCGGATGGTCGAGTCGAAGGAAATCAACGCGAAACGCAGCGCCAGCTGCAGAGACGTCTGGTAACTCAGCGCGCGATCGAGGATCGGCTAGCCGTATTTGCTGTTTCCAGTCTGGAAGGACGGGGCGTCCTTGGTAGAGGCGATGAAGCGGCCCTGCGGATAGAGGTTATAGAGGCAGGGGGCATAACCGTGGATCTGTCCACCGAGCAGAAACGAGCAGCCCAGTTCTATACCCTGAGTCAGGGTGGCGCCGCCACCGCGGGCCAACACTTCGCGCAGGGTATCGCCCACCAAGGTCGCAGCGGAAACAGGTTCGATACACCGTGAAAATGTTCGCCGCCCCCTCCAGGCGATGGCGCAGCAGGCTGATCACCGACTGCGAAGTAGCCAGATCGCCGGCGCTTTGCAGGGCGACCAAACGCTCGCCGGGCGTCACGCACTGCCATGCGGCAGTGCCGTGCATCTCAAGCCAACGCCAGCTTCAACCAATGCCGATAGAAACCTTCGGCCACCTGATTGAGGGCGGCTATTTTGCCCGGCAAATCATCAAGCATCTGCGCCTGGCTTTGCTGGCTGGGCTGATGCTCATCGAGCAGATGCAGCCAGTCGCCGAGCCATTGCCGCACTAACGCCTCGGTCATTTCCGGGTGCCCCTGCATAGCGAAAATCTTCTCACCCCAGCTGAACGCCTGATTGTCACACCAGGGGCTACTCAACAACGGCTGGGCGCCCTGCGGTAGGCCGAAGGTGTCACCGTGCCACTGGAAGACCGGAAACTGCTGTGGCACATGGGCCAACCAGGGACTCGCTACGGCCCCGTGCACCTGCTCGAGCAACTGCCAACCGCTCTCGGTGTAAGGCATACGGCTGATTTCGGCGCCCAACGCCTTGGCCAGCAACTGACCACCCAGGCAGTGGCCGATCAGGGGAATATCGCGCCGGATGAAATGCTGCAGCGCCGTTACTTCGGTAGCCAGCCAGGGCAAGGGATCGTTGATGCTCATGGGGCCACCCATGATCGCCACAGCCTTGGGGCGATCCAGGTCAATGCCTTCCAGTTCGCCAAGATCGACCCGTAGCGTATGAAAATCCAGCCGCGCCTCATCCAGCACCTTGGCTAAATGGCCCGGCGGACAATAATCGATGTGGGTCAAAATCAGGATATCGCTCATTAACAGCCTCCGCCGCCAAGTCTGCAGCAAAGCGGATGCTCGGGTCGAGAGGGCAATAGCGAAAGATAAGCGCATCGGCCAGTCAGAAACCGGCCGATGCTCATGGCGGAAGCTAACTGGCTATCAAGGTTGCAGGCCTTTGACCTCCTGCGTCACACCCCAACCGTCCAATTTTCCGCCAAGCGGGGCCACGACCGACTCCAGGTCATGTTCGAAGTCGCCAATGCCGTGGTAGGTCGCATACATCACTTTGCTCACTTGCAGGTGCCAGGCGCCGTCATCACGCTCGGTGACCAAGGCATGCAAGGACTCGCCACGAAAGTTTCTGGTCGCCATGCGTGCCCGCTCCTCATCCGGGAAAATGGCGTAGAACTCGATGGGATGGAAGCTGGTGAAGTCGAAACCACCTTCTTTCATCCGCCGCAAAACTCCGTTACTGACATCATCGTGCAAGGCTGTGCTCATGAAGTGATCTCCTCAGCGATGGAAGGATTAACTGCTTTCCCATTGCAACCGCCATAACCACGACGGTGTTGCGACACCTGTAACCATGCCGCCCGAGATTCAAGCAAGGAGCTGCTTGATGTGTCATAAGCCAGACCTGAAGACAGGGCTGGTCGACGATGCGCCATTCAGAGCGAATAGCGCGAAGCTGTCGATTGCAGAGTAGCGCGAAGCAGAAAGATTTGCAGGACCAAAAGACAACTTGTGACAAAACCGGCGACCGTCAGCAGGTTGTCGGGTTTAGCGGTAATCGGCGCAACATTGCAAGCGCAGCCCGGATTCAGGCTGGTTACGGGCTGTTCGGAGCATCACGCTGCGCTGTGTCATGGCTAGCCAGCCAGGGCGAGGTCTTCGGCCTTGAGCCTGACGCCCAGATATTTGAGGACCGCCACGACGAAACGCTGGCTGCTCAGCATGGGCGTATTGACGTAAGGCGGCATCAATACGCCGCCGGCAATCAGGGCGTTGTTCATTCAGCAGCCCCGTTCCCGCAAGAAGTGTACGACCCGATCGAGGGCGAAATCCGCCGCATTGAGCAGGCCGGCGTGGGCCTGGAACACATGCCACAGCCCCGGGTAACGCTCCAGACGCACGCTCACCCCCGCCGCCTCAGCCTGTTCGGCGAAGCGCAGGCTGTCATTGAGCAACAATTCATCCTCACCTACCTGAATCAACAGCGGCGCCAGGCCGACCAGGTCGGCGAACAGCGGCGACAGTCCCGGATCGTTGCGCGGGATATGCGCCGGACAATACAAACCGATCGCCTGCTCGATCCACTCGGGATGGAGCAACGGGTCACCCGCCGCCGGGCTGTGCAACTGCTGGCAGGTGTAGTCGGTGACCGGCGAAAAGCACACCAATGCCGCCGGCTGTGCCTGCCCCAAATCGCGCAGATGCAGGCTGGTAATCAGACTCAGGTTGCCGCCCGCGGAATCGCCGCCGATGACGATCTGCTCGGCGGTGTACCCGGCCGTCAACAGCGCCTGATAGGCCGCCAGCGCATCGTCACGTGCCGCCGGATACGGAAACTCCGGGGCCAGACTGTAATCCAGGGCACACACCTCGATCTGGCCACGCTTGGCCAGACTGGTGCAAATCGCTCTATGGGTATGCGGCCCGCCGATCAGGTAGGCGCCACCATGCAGATACAGCAACACGCAGCCATTGGCCTGCAGCGGACGATGCCACTCGCAGGGCCGTCCGCCGAGGGTTGCAACGCTGCGTTTGACCCCAGGCTGCGGCGGACTTGCTGCCGTCAGCAGGCTAAGCAGCGCACGCTGCCCGGCAATCGGCATCGGCGGGCGCACCAGGCCACGGAACAAAACCCGCAGCGCGCCACGCAGCAGGCGGCGCAAAACGGCTTGGTCGGCGGCGGGCGCGGTGAACTCAGCGGCTGCATTCATAGGCGTCAACTCCGGGGCGTGGGTCAGGCGACGACAGGTCAAGGTCTAGCCGCCTGTCGGACTTAGCACTGTGCTACTGCGCAAAAGCCGGGCTGCCGGACTTTACCTCGCTGAACGGTCAAGTCCGACAGGCGGCTAGTGGTCTTGTAGCACTTATACACGCCGAAGATGCCGACCTATACAGGCAACAGATTCTGTTGGTAGACAGGCGATCTCCAGGCTAGATATCCATGCTCTCTGACGAGCGACTGCTTACCGACAGCGCCTGAGCGAAAACACTCGTGCGTCGTTTCAAATGGCGCACTTAATTCCAGGAATTCAGGTGGGGTAGAAGACTTTTTATGCAAACTCTTATTGGCAAAACCGCATTCATCACCGGCGCCGCCGAAGGCATCGGTTTTCACATCGCCCGCACGTTTGCGCAGCAGGGCATGAACGTGATGCTGGCGGACATAGACGCCGTAATGCTGGAGCAGGCGCGGCAGACGCTGACAGATGAGGGCCATAGTGTGGCCGCCGTTGTCTGCGATGTGGCGAAACGCGATGCGCTGGAAGCAGCGGCCAAGGCTACCCTGGAATGTTTCGGCAAGGTGCATGTGCTGGTGAACAATGCCGGCGTATCGGTGGCGGGGCCGCAGGATCGGATTTCAGAAAACAACTGGCGCTGGATTATCGATGTAAACCTGATGGGCGT encodes:
- a CDS encoding acetyl-CoA C-acetyltransferase codes for the protein MTEAFIFDAVRTPRGKGKKDGALYSVKPVNLVAGLLNALQVRNNLDTSQVDDIVLGCVTPVGDQGADIAKTAAMVADWDVSVSGMQLNRFCASGLEAVNLGAMKVRSGFEDLVVVGGVESMSRVPMGSDGGAWVMDPATNLHSHFTPQGIGADLIATLEGFSRADVDAYALRSQQKAARARADGSFDKTLIPVTDQNGIVLLAHDEFIRGDSTLEGLGKLKPSFEMMGQMGFDSTALRVYSHVEQINHVHTPGNSSGIVDGSALMLIGSAAKGKELGLQPRARIVATAVIGTDPTIMLTGPAPATRKALAKAGLTISDIDLFEVNEAFASVVMKFMKDMGVSEDKVNVNGGSIAMGHPLGATGCAILGTLLDELEKRQLRYGLATLCVGGGMGIATIIERI
- a CDS encoding c-type cytochrome, with amino-acid sequence MRVVLLALLTLSSATQSAELRLQLGSASRIWSSAELLAHPQAQHIEISDDVSYKRVMSYRAVPLAALLDGVQPGDHLQVVALDGFAAELPAAAVLNQSGAQAWLAVEDPAMPWPPLATGKPSAGPFYLVWQHPAASHIGPEQWPFQVARIRKLAAVAERFPQLLPAADAPAQVQAGFVQYQKHCMACHRLNTAGDSQFGPDLNVPHNPTEYFTADFLHIYIRNPQHVRRWPQGRMPGFAEAVLSDAELAQLLDYLRHMAGRKVPKGNVKATAPG
- a CDS encoding Ntn hydrolase family protein — protein: MISFDSTIRSNLSVGMPLDLRVYQADSFEVPSCLRVREGDTYFEEIRQQRCGGLSARLGQLAEAPGDYWE
- a CDS encoding alpha/beta hydrolase; the protein is MNAAAEFTAPAADQAVLRRLLRGALRVLFRGLVRPPMPIAGQRALLSLLTAASPPQPGVKRSVATLGGRPCEWHRPLQANGCVLLYLHGGAYLIGGPHTHRAICTSLAKRGQIEVCALDYSLAPEFPYPAARDDALAAYQALLTAGYTAEQIVIGGDSAGGNLSLITSLHLRDLGQAQPAALVCFSPVTDYTCQQLHSPAAGDPLLHPEWIEQAIGLYCPAHIPRNDPGLSPLFADLVGLAPLLIQVGEDELLLNDSLRFAEQAEAAGVSVRLERYPGLWHVFQAHAGLLNAADFALDRVVHFLRERGC
- a CDS encoding rhodanese-like domain-containing protein, which codes for MRVLATVLALLLSLPLAADEISLQRAVIALQTPDAVLIDVRTAEEFSAGARPGASRIGHEQIATQITALVPDKNTPIVLYCRSGRRSAIAQDSLAQLGYRNVINAGGYDQLKQALAQKN
- a CDS encoding type 1 glutamine amidotransferase, with the translated sequence MSDILILTHIDYCPPGHLAKVLDEARLDFHTLRVDLGELEGIDLDRPKAVAIMGGPMSINDPLPWLATEVTALQHFIRRDIPLIGHCLGGQLLAKALGAEISRMPYTESGWQLLEQVHGAVASPWLAHVPQQFPVFQWHGDTFGLPQGAQPLLSSPWCDNQAFSWGEKIFAMQGHPEMTEALVRQWLGDWLHLLDEHQPSQQSQAQMLDDLPGKIAALNQVAEGFYRHWLKLALA
- a CDS encoding ribonuclease E inhibitor RraB, whose protein sequence is MSTALHDDVSNGVLRRMKEGGFDFTSFHPIEFYAIFPDEERARMATRNFRGESLHALVTERDDGAWHLQVSKVMYATYHGIGDFEHDLESVVAPLGGKLDGWGVTQEVKGLQP